A genomic segment from Rickettsiella endosymbiont of Miltochrista miniata encodes:
- the manD gene encoding D-mannonate dehydratase ManD, protein MKIQDAKVFVTCPDRNFVTLKIITDEGLYGLGDATLNGRELAVKAYLEDLIPCLIGRDPAQIEDIWQFFYRGAYWRRGPVTMAAIAAIDMALWDIKGKVLNTPVYNLLGGKSRKGVMVYGHANGKDIPDTIDQVGKYIDMGYLAIRAQTGVPGLPNSYGVSSDKMYYEPATKGLPQECVWSTEKYLNYVPKLFKELRKTYGDDHHFLHDAHHRLTPIEAARLGKELEPYHLFWLEDTVPAELQEGFRIIRQHTTTPLAVGEVFNTIWDTHILFTEQLIDYIRMSVVHGGGISHMKKIAAMAEVYHVKTGCHGPTDVSPITMAAALHFDISINNFGIQEYMHHTQKTNEVFPHHYTFDKGYLYPSEQPGLGVDFNEKLAEKYPYERAYLPINRKIDGTLFNW, encoded by the coding sequence ATGAAAATCCAAGATGCGAAAGTGTTTGTGACTTGCCCTGATCGTAATTTTGTCACGCTAAAAATAATTACCGATGAGGGTTTGTATGGTTTAGGTGACGCCACCTTAAATGGACGAGAATTGGCGGTTAAAGCATATTTAGAAGATCTTATTCCCTGTTTGATTGGCCGAGATCCGGCACAAATCGAAGATATTTGGCAGTTTTTTTATCGCGGTGCCTATTGGCGTCGTGGACCGGTGACCATGGCAGCGATTGCTGCGATTGATATGGCTTTATGGGATATCAAAGGAAAAGTTTTAAATACACCCGTTTATAATTTGTTGGGTGGTAAAAGTCGCAAAGGCGTTATGGTGTATGGACATGCCAATGGCAAAGATATTCCTGATACCATCGATCAAGTTGGAAAATATATCGATATGGGTTATTTAGCGATACGTGCCCAGACTGGTGTGCCAGGCTTACCCAATAGTTACGGCGTTTCTAGCGATAAAATGTATTACGAACCCGCTACTAAAGGTTTACCGCAAGAGTGTGTTTGGTCTACCGAAAAATATCTTAATTACGTTCCTAAATTATTTAAAGAATTACGTAAAACTTATGGTGACGATCATCATTTTCTGCATGATGCTCACCACCGTTTAACACCCATCGAAGCAGCTCGTTTAGGCAAAGAATTAGAACCCTATCATTTGTTTTGGTTAGAAGATACCGTGCCTGCAGAGCTACAAGAAGGTTTTCGAATTATACGTCAACATACAACGACTCCTCTCGCCGTAGGAGAAGTGTTTAACACAATATGGGATACACACATTTTATTTACTGAACAGTTGATTGATTATATCCGCATGTCCGTTGTGCATGGCGGAGGAATATCACACATGAAAAAAATCGCAGCGATGGCAGAAGTTTATCATGTGAAAACAGGATGCCATGGCCCAACCGACGTATCTCCTATCACTATGGCCGCTGCTTTGCATTTTGATATTTCTATCAATAATTTTGGGATACAGGAATATATGCATCATACCCAGAAGACTAACGAAGTATTTCCACATCACTATACTTTTGATAAGGGTTATTTAT
- a CDS encoding SDR family oxidoreductase yields the protein MMLKDKVILITGSTNGIGAATARRCVAQGAKVMIHGRKEDCAKKIVQELGEASSYLLADLMDEKSYSYLITETVKKFGRLDGLVNNAGIYPRNNIDSASLEACEKIMRVNFYAPLLLCKASVEIFRKQKAGGSIVNIGSMNAYTGQPDLLIYSASKGALMTMTRNLADSLGSELIRVNQLNVGWTPTENEICLKLSEGLPENWQERIPKKYAPSGRLLSPENVAAHVVFWLADQSAPVSGAVYEVEQYPIIGRNRLNELVIQ from the coding sequence ATGATGTTAAAAGATAAAGTGATTTTGATTACGGGATCAACTAATGGTATTGGCGCTGCAACCGCTCGGCGGTGTGTTGCGCAAGGTGCTAAAGTGATGATCCATGGTCGTAAGGAAGATTGCGCCAAAAAAATAGTCCAGGAATTAGGTGAAGCAAGCAGTTATTTACTGGCTGATTTGATGGATGAAAAATCCTATAGTTATTTAATAACCGAAACAGTAAAAAAATTTGGCCGCTTAGACGGCTTAGTCAATAATGCCGGTATTTATCCACGAAACAATATTGATTCGGCCAGTTTGGAAGCCTGTGAAAAGATTATGCGAGTTAATTTCTATGCTCCTTTATTGTTATGTAAAGCATCAGTAGAAATCTTTCGAAAGCAGAAAGCGGGTGGTTCTATTGTTAATATCGGTTCTATGAATGCTTACACAGGCCAACCCGATCTCTTGATTTATTCTGCTTCAAAAGGCGCATTGATGACGATGACACGCAATTTGGCAGATAGCTTAGGTTCAGAACTTATTCGAGTTAACCAATTAAATGTTGGATGGACACCTACTGAGAATGAGATTTGTTTAAAATTATCCGAAGGTCTTCCAGAAAATTGGCAAGAAAGAATTCCCAAAAAGTATGCTCCCAGCGGTCGTTTACTATCGCCAGAGAATGTGGCGGCACATGTGGTATTTTGGCTTGCTGATCAATCCGCCCCCGTCAGTGGTGCTGTGTATGAAGTCGAACAATATCCAATTATTGGACGTAATCGTTTGAATGAATTAGTCATTCAATAA
- a CDS encoding sugar porter family MFS transporter, with protein sequence MIKVSNPNWLVYTISGFAALAGLLFGYDTGIISGAILYIEKDFALTNFQIEMVVSAVLLGALIGSGLSGRVSDIFGRRKVLVFTALTFIVGSLATAFSPNLFFLIVGRIILGVAIGIGSFTAPLYLAEIAPKRIRGMLVSLNQLAITIGIVISYLINYYFSVTGQWPWMLGLGVVPAIILLIGTIYLPESPRWMILKGWDQKARAVLQRIRHGENINNEFDEIRQTVAIEKGTHRLLLAKWLRPILFISLGLSFFQQVTGINAIIYYAPTILQLAGFKYASNAILATLGIGIINVLFTIIALPLIDRWGRRPLLLFGLFGMFISLVILGTAFYFPAFSALRWVAVASMVIYIASFAMSLGPIMWLIISEIFPLNIRGVGASLAISASWGFNMMVSLTFLTLIQFIGTSHTFWLYAALCVLGWIFVYFIVPETKNCSLEHIESNLRLGRPSRELGATLRISSVFAWLKRPFVFFLN encoded by the coding sequence ATGATAAAAGTATCAAACCCAAATTGGTTGGTTTATACCATTTCGGGATTTGCAGCTTTAGCAGGATTGTTGTTTGGTTATGATACAGGGATTATTTCTGGCGCTATTTTATACATTGAAAAAGACTTTGCTTTAACTAATTTTCAAATTGAAATGGTTGTCAGTGCCGTTTTATTGGGCGCATTGATAGGCTCAGGTTTAAGTGGCAGAGTCAGTGATATATTTGGGCGACGTAAGGTACTGGTTTTTACTGCACTTACCTTTATTGTCGGTTCTTTAGCTACCGCATTTTCACCTAATTTATTCTTCTTAATTGTAGGTCGAATAATACTGGGTGTGGCGATAGGTATTGGTTCTTTTACTGCACCACTCTATCTTGCAGAGATTGCCCCAAAGCGTATTCGGGGTATGCTGGTTTCCCTGAATCAACTAGCGATTACGATAGGTATCGTTATTTCTTATTTAATTAATTATTACTTCTCTGTCACTGGACAATGGCCTTGGATGCTAGGTTTGGGCGTTGTTCCAGCGATTATTTTATTGATAGGGACCATTTATTTGCCAGAAAGTCCTCGATGGATGATTTTAAAAGGCTGGGATCAAAAGGCCCGCGCAGTTTTACAGCGTATACGTCATGGTGAAAACATCAATAATGAATTTGACGAAATTCGTCAAACAGTAGCAATTGAAAAAGGAACGCATCGTCTATTGTTAGCGAAATGGTTGCGTCCTATTCTCTTTATTAGTTTAGGTTTAAGTTTTTTCCAGCAAGTAACCGGAATCAATGCCATTATTTATTATGCACCGACCATTTTACAATTGGCTGGCTTTAAATATGCTAGTAACGCTATTTTAGCAACCCTAGGTATCGGAATTATAAATGTATTATTTACTATTATTGCTTTACCGCTTATTGATCGTTGGGGTCGCCGGCCTTTATTACTTTTTGGTCTTTTTGGTATGTTCATTAGCCTAGTAATTTTGGGGACCGCTTTTTATTTTCCCGCATTTTCCGCATTACGTTGGGTAGCAGTAGCAAGTATGGTTATTTACATTGCTAGTTTTGCAATGAGCTTAGGTCCTATAATGTGGTTAATTATTTCGGAAATTTTTCCATTAAATATTCGAGGTGTAGGTGCCAGCTTAGCAATTTCTGCGAGTTGGGGTTTTAATATGATGGTGTCATTGACATTTTTGACCTTAATCCAGTTTATAGGTACAAGTCACACATTTTGGCTCTATGCTGCTTTATGTGTGTTAGGTTGGATTTTTGTTTACTTTATCGTTCCAGAAACAAAAAATTGCTCCTTGGAACACATTGAAAGTAATTTGCGCTTGGGTCGACCAAGTCGTGAACTGGGCGCGACTCTCCGTATTTCTAGTGTATTTGCATGGCTAAAAAGACCTTTTGTTTTTTTTCTTAATTAA
- a CDS encoding SMP-30/gluconolactonase/LRE family protein has product MFNDGKCDRQGRFWAGTKDRAEQNPIGALYCLNKENVSKMLNGFTVSNGIAWSLDNSLMYICDSPARQIYQYEFDSQHGTLGQMRVFAQISKEEGFPDGLTVDSQGYIWSCHWDGWQITRYTPSGEIDSVIPMPIPRPTSCCFGGPDLTTLYITSASIGLSAAQLVDAPQSGMLFAMETNIKGLSEPAYLA; this is encoded by the coding sequence ATGTTTAATGATGGTAAATGTGATAGGCAGGGCCGATTTTGGGCAGGAACAAAAGATAGAGCAGAACAAAATCCTATTGGCGCTTTATATTGTTTGAATAAGGAAAATGTGTCAAAGATGCTCAATGGTTTTACCGTGAGCAATGGTATTGCTTGGAGTTTAGACAATAGTTTAATGTATATCTGCGATTCTCCTGCTCGGCAAATTTATCAATATGAATTTGACTCCCAACACGGAACTTTGGGTCAAATGCGCGTCTTTGCACAAATTTCTAAAGAAGAAGGTTTTCCTGACGGGCTTACCGTCGATAGCCAAGGTTATATTTGGAGCTGTCATTGGGATGGTTGGCAAATTACGCGCTATACTCCTAGCGGCGAGATCGATAGCGTCATTCCTATGCCCATACCCAGACCAACAAGCTGTTGTTTTGGTGGTCCCGATTTAACAACTTTATATATTACATCTGCTTCGATAGGTTTAAGCGCAGCTCAGCTAGTTGACGCTCCTCAATCAGGAATGCTTTTTGCCATGGAAACAAATATTAAAGGATTGTCTGAGCCCGCTTATTTAGCCTAA
- a CDS encoding SMP-30/gluconolactonase/LRE family protein, whose protein sequence is MQPEVICKQIMVLGEGPLWHPMEKCLYWVDIVAATLYRLNNDGKIDKFTMPNEICSIASSAKGGLIAALSDRFVTIDTITGTTQNIAFPLQGEKKCHV, encoded by the coding sequence ATGCAGCCTGAAGTAATATGCAAACAGATTATGGTATTAGGCGAAGGGCCACTTTGGCATCCTATGGAAAAATGTTTGTACTGGGTGGATATCGTAGCGGCAACCTTGTATCGTTTAAATAATGATGGAAAAATCGATAAATTTACCATGCCGAATGAGATTTGCTCAATCGCTAGCAGCGCTAAAGGAGGTTTAATAGCCGCACTAAGTGATCGCTTTGTTACTATCGATACAATAACCGGTACAACACAAAACATTGCTTTCCCGCTACAAGGAGAAAAAAAATGTCATGTTTAA
- a CDS encoding aldose epimerase family protein, with the protein MSKIICQSSEFGELADGQLITKYTLSNPNGMSIGIINYGATLTSVQVPDLDGTLRELTLGFDHLDEYLAHDFYFGATIGRVANRIANAHFNYQKKDYFLSKNKNFAHHLHGGEKGLDKAVWQAEVSIQQDQASVSFFYTSPDGDQGYPGNLAIKTVYTLTLANELKISFQAKTDKATPVDLTNHAYWNLAGVGNGTVLDHILQIFSDRYVVTDKDLLPTGKIAEIKGTPFDFREAHPIGERINEIDTGGYDLCYILPPIINHQPQLAAKIKEPISGRALEVCTTQPGLQFYIGNSLRDYPISSGLHTKRHGAFCMETQNLPGAVKFPQFPSPFLLPGDKYQHETIYRLTW; encoded by the coding sequence ATGTCGAAAATTATTTGTCAGTCATCTGAGTTTGGTGAATTAGCTGATGGCCAACTCATCACGAAATATACATTAAGCAATCCAAATGGGATGTCTATTGGCATCATTAATTATGGTGCCACATTAACCTCAGTACAAGTTCCCGATTTAGACGGTACATTGCGAGAACTTACGCTAGGATTTGATCATCTTGATGAATATTTAGCACATGATTTTTATTTTGGCGCCACGATAGGACGTGTCGCCAATCGTATTGCTAACGCACATTTTAATTATCAAAAAAAAGATTATTTTTTAAGTAAAAATAAAAATTTTGCTCATCATTTACACGGCGGAGAAAAAGGCTTGGATAAAGCGGTTTGGCAAGCTGAAGTTTCAATTCAGCAAGATCAGGCAAGCGTAAGTTTTTTTTATACTAGCCCTGATGGTGATCAAGGTTATCCTGGAAATCTCGCAATAAAAACCGTTTATACTTTAACTTTAGCCAATGAATTAAAGATTAGCTTTCAGGCTAAAACTGATAAAGCTACACCGGTGGATTTAACTAACCATGCCTACTGGAATTTAGCAGGAGTAGGAAATGGGACCGTCTTGGATCATATATTGCAAATTTTTTCCGATCGCTATGTTGTCACTGATAAAGACCTACTGCCTACCGGTAAAATAGCGGAAATTAAAGGGACCCCATTCGATTTCCGGGAAGCTCATCCTATTGGCGAGCGAATAAACGAAATCGATACAGGTGGTTATGATCTTTGTTATATATTACCCCCGATAATAAATCATCAGCCGCAACTCGCTGCAAAAATTAAAGAACCTATCAGTGGACGCGCATTAGAAGTGTGTACTACACAACCAGGTTTACAATTTTACATAGGCAATAGTTTGAGGGATTATCCGATTAGTTCCGGTTTACACACAAAACGGCATGGTGCTTTTTGTATGGAAACACAAAATCTTCCAGGTGCGGTTAAATTTCCACAGTTTCCATCGCCTTTTTTATTACCGGGTGATAAATATCAACACGAAACTATCTATCGATTAACTTGGTAA
- a CDS encoding sugar kinase, translated as MSKIKQIGVIGEAMLELSHQTPTSLSLSFAGDTLNFAIYLRRLLQNQAFDIHYVTALGQDAYSDQMLLNWQTEGIKTDLVHRLENKLPGLYLIRTDDKGERTFYFYRSDSAARELFKGDNRIDLSQQLTEMDYLYFSGISLAILDVASREYFADILKKAKQAGAQIIFDTNYRASLWPNADSAREVIQAFLKYVDIALPTFIDDQLVFGDATPEATAQRLLENGVTEIVVKCGAEPALVATLNHQQRVPSCLVDKVIDTTAAGDSFNSAYLAARLLGFDPVKACLCGHELAAKVITQSGAIIPRTIMPNLF; from the coding sequence ATGTCTAAAATTAAGCAAATTGGTGTGATTGGTGAAGCGATGTTGGAATTATCACATCAAACTCCTACGTCACTCTCCCTTTCCTTTGCAGGCGATACCTTAAATTTCGCGATTTATTTGCGTCGATTGTTGCAAAATCAAGCTTTTGATATTCATTATGTCACCGCCCTAGGCCAAGATGCTTATAGCGATCAGATGTTATTGAATTGGCAAACTGAAGGTATTAAAACTGATTTAGTTCATCGCTTAGAGAATAAATTGCCCGGTCTTTATTTAATTCGGACTGATGATAAAGGAGAAAGAACCTTCTATTTCTATCGATCCGATTCTGCCGCGCGAGAATTATTTAAAGGAGATAATCGAATTGATTTATCTCAGCAATTAACAGAGATGGATTATCTCTATTTCTCAGGCATTAGTTTAGCGATACTCGATGTAGCGAGTCGAGAATATTTTGCAGATATTTTGAAAAAAGCTAAGCAAGCAGGCGCACAAATTATTTTTGACACTAACTATCGAGCTTCATTATGGCCTAATGCTGATTCTGCAAGAGAGGTTATACAAGCATTTTTAAAATATGTGGATATTGCTTTACCTACTTTTATAGACGATCAATTAGTCTTTGGCGATGCTACGCCAGAAGCTACTGCACAACGATTATTAGAAAATGGAGTCACCGAAATAGTGGTTAAATGTGGTGCCGAGCCAGCTTTAGTCGCCACGCTTAATCATCAACAGCGAGTTCCTAGCTGTTTGGTTGATAAAGTTATTGATACCACTGCGGCTGGAGATTCATTTAATAGTGCCTATTTAGCAGCGCGCTTATTAGGTTTTGATCCTGTAAAGGCATGCCTGTGTGGTCATGAGCTGGCTGCAAAGGTTATTACACAATCAGGTGCTATTATTCCCCGAACAATAATGCCAAATTTATTTTGA
- the eda gene encoding bifunctional 4-hydroxy-2-oxoglutarate aldolase/2-dehydro-3-deoxy-phosphogluconate aldolase has protein sequence MLTLIDILGQARVIPIIVIDKLEHAIPLAEILLKSGFKVLEITLRTACALAAIEKINTVFPEALVGAGTVVDTKQFSQIKSAGAKFAVSPGLNKTLVLEAEKHNIPYLPGIATPSEALLAHQLKLKTLKFYPAESMGGIKTLRALSEVLPLHFCPTGGINADNLLSYFSLPYVSCVGGSWIAPRKLIAKGSFAEITSLVNQAQKILKTISD, from the coding sequence ATGCTTACGTTAATTGATATCTTAGGCCAAGCTCGCGTTATACCGATTATTGTAATCGATAAACTAGAACATGCAATTCCTTTAGCTGAAATACTGCTAAAATCTGGCTTTAAGGTTTTAGAAATTACCTTACGCACTGCTTGTGCTTTAGCCGCCATCGAGAAAATAAATACCGTATTTCCAGAAGCACTAGTCGGCGCGGGTACCGTTGTTGATACTAAACAATTTTCTCAGATAAAATCCGCAGGAGCTAAATTTGCTGTTAGTCCCGGCTTAAATAAGACTTTAGTGCTTGAAGCTGAAAAACACAATATTCCTTATTTACCAGGTATTGCTACGCCTAGCGAAGCATTGCTCGCTCATCAACTCAAATTAAAAACTCTTAAATTTTACCCAGCCGAGAGTATGGGTGGCATTAAAACACTACGAGCATTGTCAGAGGTTTTGCCGTTACATTTTTGTCCGACGGGCGGCATTAATGCGGATAATTTGCTTAGCTATTTTAGCTTGCCTTATGTGTCGTGTGTAGGTGGAAGCTGGATTGCACCGCGTAAATTAATTGCCAAAGGTTCGTTTGCTGAAATAACATCCCTTGTCAATCAAGCTCAGAAAATTTTAAAAACAATTTCCGATTAA
- a CDS encoding ShlB/FhaC/HecB family hemolysin secretion/activation protein gives MTDLKRFKPVKTQYAKLLSYCAYFLLFIFPTCALTDVISSLSPGQVERQLRNTVNIQQAISARGPIISPLAAAPIRPVISVPPSMRRPFVLRSVCITGSTVYSQESLLAFFQPYLNKRITYKELEKANEQIAFKYLKDGYVLTKAYLPVQNLSSGYVRIEILEAYVVKVNVLGKTHGLENYIDAYAQQLKRSRPLRLKVLQHYILLLNRLPGVTASLKRNPGLVNSGAQTLTFVVKQRRFVPNALLNNNQNRYLGGQNLFLTANMYSLLQGGDSTIVTAATAPFDPKVLQYYYLLHNFPIGVNGNHLDIYADYTQIKPSINLPPSSVSGKAGDLGAYFYHPFILQTNDKLDGRLAFGYYRSKTSSYTGVVNSPDAIVRLPSLRAKAIYERTRTKYFDKIEAELSQGIHVFGANTAPPPPPGIPNPYVGYTKFYYYVTHVQNITKSFSVLLDSMGQYAFNPLASVEKIPYGGGQPYGTAYDPGEIIGDQGLMGGIELRYNSFPKSISAIQYFTRYDIGKVWNKNVAPTFFLNSAYSDASLSAGLRLLLNKDFRLQLSVARPMTNPVQAQVESGHNGKSLRFFFTFSYTPF, from the coding sequence ATGACGGACCTCAAACGATTCAAACCAGTAAAAACACAGTATGCAAAACTTCTTAGCTATTGTGCTTATTTTCTACTGTTTATTTTTCCAACTTGCGCACTAACAGATGTAATTAGTTCCTTATCCCCAGGACAAGTAGAACGACAATTAAGAAATACGGTCAATATTCAGCAAGCAATCAGTGCCCGTGGACCAATAATATCCCCCTTAGCAGCAGCACCCATTCGTCCAGTCATTTCAGTACCACCAAGCATGCGTAGACCTTTTGTGTTGCGTTCTGTATGCATTACTGGATCAACTGTTTATTCTCAAGAAAGTTTATTAGCTTTTTTTCAGCCTTACTTGAATAAACGGATTACTTATAAAGAATTAGAAAAAGCAAATGAACAAATCGCTTTTAAATATTTAAAGGATGGTTATGTTCTTACTAAGGCCTATTTGCCGGTACAAAATCTATCTTCGGGCTATGTCCGCATTGAAATATTAGAAGCTTATGTCGTTAAGGTTAACGTTCTCGGCAAAACACACGGTTTAGAAAACTACATCGATGCTTATGCTCAACAATTAAAAAGATCGCGTCCATTACGATTAAAAGTCTTACAACATTATATTTTATTATTAAATCGATTACCTGGTGTTACAGCTAGTTTAAAAAGGAATCCGGGCTTGGTTAATTCGGGCGCACAAACACTTACTTTTGTTGTTAAGCAACGTCGTTTTGTCCCCAATGCTCTACTCAATAACAATCAAAACCGCTATTTGGGTGGTCAAAATTTGTTTCTGACGGCGAATATGTACTCGCTATTGCAAGGGGGAGATTCGACCATAGTCACTGCAGCGACTGCCCCGTTTGATCCCAAGGTTTTACAATATTATTACTTACTACATAACTTCCCGATTGGAGTTAATGGAAACCACCTGGATATTTACGCGGATTACACGCAAATCAAACCTAGTATCAATCTTCCACCTTCTAGTGTTTCAGGTAAAGCGGGAGATTTAGGCGCTTATTTTTACCATCCATTTATTTTACAGACCAATGATAAATTAGATGGTCGTTTAGCATTCGGATATTATCGAAGCAAAACCTCTTCTTATACTGGTGTGGTTAACAGTCCTGATGCTATCGTACGACTTCCTTCATTGCGCGCTAAAGCAATCTATGAGCGTACCAGAACCAAATATTTTGACAAAATAGAAGCTGAACTAAGCCAAGGGATACATGTATTCGGCGCTAATACCGCACCGCCCCCACCCCCTGGCATTCCTAATCCTTATGTTGGCTATACCAAATTTTATTATTATGTCACGCATGTGCAAAACATAACCAAATCCTTTTCGGTGCTGTTAGATTCTATGGGGCAGTATGCTTTTAATCCTTTAGCCTCAGTGGAAAAGATACCTTATGGTGGTGGTCAGCCCTATGGGACGGCCTATGATCCCGGTGAAATTATTGGCGACCAAGGACTCATGGGCGGCATAGAATTACGCTATAATAGCTTTCCCAAATCGATTAGTGCGATACAATACTTTACGCGTTATGACATTGGTAAAGTCTGGAATAAAAATGTCGCGCCGACTTTCTTTTTAAACAGCGCTTATAGCGATGCTTCTTTATCGGCTGGCCTCAGATTACTTTTAAATAAAGATTTTCGTCTACAGTTGAGTGTCGCAAGGCCGATGACCAATCCGGTTCAGGCGCAAGTAGAAAGTGGCCATAATGGTAAAAGCTTGCGTTTCTTTTTCACTTTTAGCTACACGCCTTTTTAG
- a CDS encoding CADD family putative folate metabolism protein, producing MTMQTVDNTLNDILQSNYMQQLDRQLNENHLLKHPLYQAWSAGKLSIDNLRDYACQYYHHVDAFPRYVSATHSNCQDSEARKVLLDNLNDEEGMNGLDSHPVLWLQFTKGLGLSDATVMSCELFPETKQFIDEFLALSRSSYAEGLGALYAYERQIPQTAASKITGLKQFYDIVDETTLKFFLVHLEADVEHAEATKTLIKNLPMEEKIAAEKAAKKIAKSIWDMLSGIQARTMTNVCEAILV from the coding sequence ATGACTATGCAAACCGTGGATAATACGCTCAATGATATTTTGCAGAGTAATTATATGCAGCAACTTGATAGACAGCTTAATGAAAACCATTTATTGAAACATCCGCTTTATCAAGCCTGGTCTGCTGGGAAGTTGTCAATCGATAATCTTCGAGATTATGCTTGCCAGTATTATCACCATGTGGATGCTTTCCCACGCTATGTCAGTGCTACACATAGTAATTGTCAGGACTCTGAGGCACGGAAAGTATTATTAGACAACTTAAATGACGAAGAAGGAATGAACGGTCTGGATAGTCATCCGGTTTTATGGTTACAATTCACTAAAGGTCTCGGTTTATCAGATGCAACTGTCATGAGCTGTGAGCTTTTTCCAGAAACTAAACAATTTATTGATGAATTTTTGGCTTTATCACGTTCATCTTATGCAGAAGGTTTGGGTGCCTTATATGCTTACGAACGTCAGATTCCGCAAACCGCCGCCAGTAAAATCACCGGATTAAAACAATTTTATGATATTGTCGATGAAACTACTTTAAAATTTTTCTTAGTCCATCTAGAAGCAGATGTAGAACATGCCGAGGCCACTAAAACACTAATAAAAAATTTACCCATGGAAGAAAAAATAGCTGCAGAAAAAGCCGCTAAAAAAATAGCCAAATCCATTTGGGACATGCTAAGCGGGATACAAGCACGAACGATGACTAATGTTTGCGAAGCTATTTTAGTTTAA